ATCCCCACACCGTGGATGGCGCGTTCATCGATGGCGCGCATCTGCGCGGGTGTCACGATGGGCGGCAGGTCGTGGGGACGCATGGCGGCTCAAGGCGCGATCAGACGTTTCATTTCCGCGGCGTACCAGGCGCTCTTGGCGGCGGCGGCTTCGGCGAAGTCATCGCCGGCGGAGGCGTAGAGAATGTCCCGCGACACATTGACCAATGCCGGCGCGCCATCGGCGGCGGCGGCGGAGAGCGTGGCGGCCAGATCGCCGCCCTGAGCGCCGATGCCGGGAATCAGAAGCGGCGCATGGGGCGCCTGCGCGCGCACATCGGCGATCAGCGAAGCGTGACGCGCTCCCACCACCAAGCCATAGGGGCCCGGCATCCGGTCCAGGAGGTGGATGACACGGTGGTAGATGCGCTCGTTGGTCTCGGTTGAGGTCACTGTCTGTATATCGACCGATCCGGGGTTGGAGGTCAGGCACAGCACAATCGGGACACATCCGGGAAACTCGAAGAACGGCTCGAGGGCGTCGCGGCCCAGATATGGGTTGACCGTGGCGGCGTCGCCGCGCAGATGCTCGAAAAGAAATCGGGCATACAGACGCGAGGTGTTGCCGATGTCGCCGCGCTTGCCATCGAGCACCGTCGGGATCTCGGCGGGAATCTCGGCCAGGAGCCGCTCCAGTTGCGCAATCCCGGCGGACCCGAAGGCCTCGAAGAAGGCGAGATTGGGCTTAAAGGCACAGGCGTAGGGCGCGGTTGCCTGCACAATCCGCCGGCAAAACTCATAGAGCGGCTGCGTCGAAGATGCGCAAGACGCCGGCAGTTTGGCGGTATCGGGATCGAGGCCAACACACAAAAGCGCTCCGGTTGCCTGCCGCCGCGCTGCCAGTTTTTCGAGGAATCCCACAGTGGTCTCCTTGGTCAGGGGAAGTTAGCGGGCCGGATCGGGGAAGACCATCAAATCATCAGCCGCCACCGAGGGTGTGACAACGTCGTGCGCGCCTCCCGCGAGCAATCCGGTCTGTGCCAGGTCCAAAGCTCCGGCTCCCAGGCCAACATTCACCGCGACAGAGTCCGGAAGAATGAGTATAATGGACCATACACGGGGAGAGAATCGATGAAAATGGCGACTTGGATCGTGGCGGCGGCTCTGGCGTTGGGAACGACGGCGCCGGTGCCGGCCCAGACGCCGCAGGGCGCGACACGCGCCGCCAATCTGGAGGCGCGGGTCATCAAGGATTCGACCGGCTGTCCGTCGGCAATCGAACTCTGGCTGTCTTCGACCACGGACACAGTCCAAGGGCTGGAAGTGGTCCTGCAATGGGACCGCCCCGGCCTCGTCGAATTTCAACATGGTGTCCCCGCGTCGAAGGCGGCGCCGACCGATTCGCTGGCGGCCCTGCTGAAACCCGCCGACCCGAGCACGCAGATTCCCCTGGAACGGGCAAAGGGACTCTTGTCGAAGTGGGAGTTTGTCGAAGCGCGGGCGACCAGCGGGAATGGCGCCAAGATCATGGGTGTGGCCAAATTATTCAGCCAGGAGGACCCGGCGCCGCTTTTGCCCGGAGCCTCCGGCGCGCTCCTGCGGATGCCGATCAAGATCCTCGCTCCGGCGGCGAATGCGCCCGCCGATTCCGGCGGGGTGAATCTCGCATTTGACGCCGCCGGGACCCGTCTGTCGACGCACCGCGGGGTGCTCTTCGGCACGGTGGGGCTCAAGGGGACCACGGTGCATCCGGCCGCATGTCATTAGGCGGCGGGATTGCCCCCTTGACAATCGGGGGCTCAGGCGTTAGTATTGCCAAGTGAGTGGGCGCTGCCGCGCCCGCATTAGTAACACGGTTTCTTTACCTGCAACGGTCTGCACGAGACACAACATCGCGGTTGGGATTGCGCAGATTGACTCGGCGGCGCAAGGCCGCTGGACGAACGTTCTAAGAGGAGACGACCCAAGAAACACGGCGCGCGGTTTGTCGGACTAAATGGTTTCCAATCGCCATGTTACGGCGCTGGAGCCGGTTCGAAAAAGTTCGATAAACGTATATAGGCGCTGGTCTGCAAGGCGTGGGACCGCTTTGCAGGGGCCTTTGGGCATGGCGTTTGAGGACGTCAGCCTGATGGCCCCGGATGGTTGGGTGCGTCGCCATTAGACCGAGTCCACGTAAGGGTGTCCCGCAACGTTAAGGAGTGGTCCATGATCCGTGGTCGCGTTCTCCGGACGCTCTCGGCATTGATGCTCGTGTTCGTGGTCGGGTTGGCTTGGCTTTCCTCGACCGATTCGGCGATGGGCTTTGTCGACTACGACACCGTATCAGTCACCTATGACACCCTGGCGCTGATTGACGTGGGCGATACGCTCGGGACTCCGGGCACCAGCGTGCCCGTCTCGCTCTACCTGCAAAATCTCTCCGACTCGATCCAGGGCTTCACGGTCTCGATCACGCTTTCCAACCCCGATCTGATGGCGTTTGTCTCGCAGACGGTGATCGACACCTGCTACCCGTGCCTGGATTCGGCGTGCACACAACTGGACACGGTGCAGTGCACCATCGAAGTGGTGCCGTCGACCACCCAGAACACGCTGATCCAGAACTGGGACCACGCTCAGGCGCGGACCTTCGGCGGCACCAACATCCTGGTCTCCGGCATCGCGGATGTGGACTTCGACCAGTCGCCGCTGCCGATTCTGCCGTTTACCAACGGCGTGCTGATCAAGGTGATCGCCCAGGTCAACTGCAACATTCCCGACACCCTGTCCGACCGGGTGGTTCTGCTGGATATCAATCCGCCCCAGACCTTCCTGACCAATCCCAAGGGGCGAACCATTCCCAGTTACACGATCCTCGATGCCGACACCACGATCTCCGGCCCGGACACCACGGTCCACCTGTGGCTGTACCGGACGGCGCTGAAGTATCAGAACGGTTCGATCACGGTGCCCTTTACCCTCAAGGGCGATTTGAACAAAGACGGGGTTTATAACGTTCAGGATGTGGTGGGACTGGTCAACGTGGCGTTTCGCGGGGCGCAAGAGCCCTGCCCGCCGGGGATTGCCGATCTGAACTGCGACGGCGTGGTCAGCATCGTGGACGTGGTCCTGCTGGTCAATCACGTGTTCCGCGGCGGCCCGCAGCCATTCTGCTAGGCTCTGGAATTCGCCCTTGACGGCGGGCCGGACGACGGCCTTGATTGGGATACGGATGGAGATGAAGTAAAGTCGCGGGCGACGGATCGACCGTATGGCCCGCGTGCAAAAAGCCCTCGGGAGAACAGCCCTCTATGGCCCAGGTAGTGTCTTCACACTAACTCTACATTGCAGTACGGATGGTTGTTCTCCCCTAAAATGCCCGAAGGCCCCCCGGATCCCGGGGGGCCTTCGTGTCTCCGGCGCGAAGACTACAGCCCGATGACGATGCGGGCGTCGATCGCCCGCGACTGAGAGGGGTCGGGACAGAGGACAAACGGATTGATATCCAATTCGCGGATGTGCGGCGCCTCGCTCACCAGCTGTGACACTCGCACAATGGCATCGACCAAGGGTTCAACATCGACCGGCGGCGCTCCGCGGAATCCCGTCAGGAGTTTCTGCCCCTTCAGTTGCGCGATCATCTCGCGGGCGTCCTCACGTGACAACGGCGGCAGTCGGAAAGCGATATCCTTTACCACCTCGACAAAGACACCCCCCAGCCCACACATAACCATCGGGCCGAACTTTGGGTCGCGCACCATGCCTAATGCCATCTCGACACCGCCCTTGACCATCGGCTGCAGCACGATGCGGGCATCCTTCAGGCCATGCTGGCGCGCCCTGGCCTGCAGGGCCTCGAACTGCCGCACGGCTTCGTCGTCATTGCGGATGTCCACCACGACGCCGCCGACCTCGGTCTTGTGGGCCAGATCGGACGCGTCAATCTTCAACACGATCGGGTAACCGACTTTGGCCGCAGTCGCCATCAGGGCGGCTTTATCGGCAATTGGGTGCAAGTCGGCGACAGGTATCCCGCACCCGGCGAGGCACTCCAGCGCGTCACGGCCGAGGATCTGTGTACGGCCGTTGCGCGCCGCGGCCTCCAACTCCCGTCGCGCCGCCAGCACATGCTGGGTGACCGGCTCGGGGATGCGGACCGGTCGGTCCCGGTAGATCCCGTAGCGACACATGCGATCGTAGACCGCGGCCATTTCTTCCGGGAACGTGTAGACCGGAATGCCGGAGTCCTTAAGCAGGGCCGCGGCGGTCCCATCGCGGGCGCCGACAAAGCAGGACAGCAGCGGCTTGGCCGACTTCTGTTTGGCCTCGAGGATGCCGCGCGCGACGGACATGTCATCGATCATGATCGGCGGGACGAACAGGCACATCACCGCGTCGACATTGGGATCGTCGAAGACCGCCTCGAGCGTGCGCCGGTAGTCATCGCCGGTGGCGGAGGCGATCATATCGACGGGATTGCTGGTGGCGGCGGCCGCCGGCAGGAACGACTTCAATCGCGCCACGGTCTCGGGCGCCAGCGGCACCACATCCAGACCGAGGCCCGCCGCCGCATCGGTGGCCAGAATGCCCGGCCCGCCGGCGTTGGTGATGATGGCCACGCGTTTGCCATGCGGAACCGGCTGACGGTCGAAGGCCTCGGCCACATCGAAAAGTTCCTCCATCGAGTGCACGCGGATGATACCGCACTGCTCAAAGAGGGCATCGACGCCGATGTCATGCCCGGCCAAGGCGCCGGTGTGCGAGATGGTGGCCCGGGCGCCGGCGGTGGTCCTGCCGGATTTGACCGCGATGATCGGCTTGGTCTTGGTGATTTCGCGGGCAATCTTGGTGAAGGTTTCCGCGTCGCCGAAACTTTCGAGGTACAGGAGGATGATCTGCGTCCGCGGATCATCTTTCCAGTAATTAAGCAGGGCGTTGCCGGCGATGTCGGCCTTGTTGCCGACGGAGGCGAACATCGAGAAACCCAGCCCGAGCTTGCGGGCGTGGTTGAGAATCGCCTCGCCGAGCGCGCCGGACTGCGACATGAAGCCGATGCGGCCCGGGATGGGTTGGGTGCGCGAAAAGGTCGCGTTCATCGCCACCGTCGGATCGGTATTGATCACGCCGAAGCAGTTCGGGCCGATCATGCGCATGTTGTAGTGGAACACGCGCTCCAGAAGTTGCTTTTCCTCGTCGGCGCCGGCTTCGCCCAGCTCCTTGAAACCGGCGGTGATGACGACCACTCCGCCCACGCCCTTCTGCCCGCACTGCTCGATGGCGGGCATGACCAGATCCTTGCGCACCACGATCACCGCCATGTCGACCGGATCGGGAATATCGAGCACGGTCGGGAAACACTTGACCGAGTGGATGTAATCGGCGTTCGGATTGACCGGAAAGACCTGGCCTTTGAAGTCATAGGAAATGAGATTGCGTACCAGCTCGCGGCCGATCGTGCCGGGACGGCTGGTGGCGCCGATGACGGCGATCGATTTGGGGCGGAAGATCTTGTCCAGTCCGACAGCGCTGTTCATGACGGTCATCCTCTCCGGTCGGGAGGATATATACGCAACGAACGACAAAGGGCGGGTGACAGACCCGCCCATGGCGTGACAAAATCGGCTATGTCCTGCCGGCGCAACACCGGCGCCACGCGATCCTAAGACACGCGCTCGAAAACGGCGGCAATCCCCTGCCCGCCGCCGATACAAAGTGACGCCACACCGTAGCGCGCCTGGCGTCGACACAGTTCGTAAAGCAATGTCAATGCCAGCCGCGCGCCGGAGGCTCCCAGCGGGTGGCCGATGGCAATGGCGCCGCCGTTGACGTTGCCCTTCTCGCGCGGGAACCCCAGCGCCTTCTCGCACGCCAGATACTGTGGCGAGAAGGCCTCGTTGATCTCAATCAGGTCCATGTCGTCGAGCGTGAGTTTGGCTTTGGCCAGCGCCTGCTTGATCGCGTCGACCGGGCCGATCCCCATGATCTCCGGCGGCACACCGGCGATGGCATAGGCGACAAGACGCCCGATCACCCTGAGGTCATGCCGTTTGACCGCTTCTTCAGAGGCCAGCACCACCGCGGCGGCGCCGTCGTTGATGCCCGAGGCATTGCCGGCCGTCACCACACCGTCCTTCTTGAACACCGGACGCAGTTTCGCCAGTTTCTCCAGCGATGTTTCGCGGATGTGCTCATCGTAATCGAGCACACGGGTCTCCCCTTTTTTGGCGGGCAGTTCGATCGGCTCGATCTCGGCGGAGAGCCAGCATTGTTGCTTGGCGTGTTGCGCCGCTTCAAACGAGCGCAACGCGAAGGCATCGACTTCCTGACGTGAGATGTTGTACTGCTCGGCCAGTTTCTCGGCGGTCAGCGCCATATTGAGACCGCAGAACGGATCGGTCAGCGCCACCCAGAGCGCATCCTCCATCGGCGCCTGACCAAGCGGCAATCCCCAGCGGGCGCCGCGGATGACATGCGGCGTCTGCGACATGTTCTCCATGCCGCCGGCCAGCACCACCTGGGCCTCGTCAAGTTGAATGAACTGCGCGCCGGTGACAATGGCCTGCAGACCGGAACCGCAGATCCGATTGACCGTCAGCGCCGGCGTGGTGACCGGGGTGCCGGCCTTGAGACCGACATGCCGTGCGCCATAGATCGCATCCGCTGAGGTCTGGGTGGCGTTGCCCATGACCACATGGTCGACCTGTTCCGGCGTGATCCCGGCACGGCGCATCGCCGCTTTGGCGGCGATCACGCCGAGATCGATGGCGGTGATATCCTTCAACGACTGACCGAACTCGCCGAACGGCGTTCGCGCTCCCTCACAAACAAAAACCGGCTTTGACATCCATCCTCCAGATCGAGAGAAATTCGGTCTTGCAACTCGCGGTGCTTTATAACCGCTCGCTCCCTTTGCAAACAAGCGCTTTGACAACGCGGTTCTGCGCCACGGCGGCGCAGGCTCTGCGCTTGGTACAACACTCAGGTATTCAAAGTGTTACAGAACAGAAAGCGAATTTATCCACATTGCCGCGCAGACGCTGCGACGAATTGATCCGTGCCGCACAACAGTCGTCACCAGCCGCGGTATTGTAACTCGTTGTACCACAGAACATTATTATTGTTGTGTCACGACGTCAGACTTGGCATACGGTTTGATTAGGGTTCATTTGGCTCCGAGAGGGGCCAGTCAGCTCATAAGCGGTGAAGGGGCGCTGACGAAGTGGGGTGGAAGGAGTTCCGAGGTGAGGGCGGAACTCCTTCTGTATTTTCGGCATCAGCGCCCGGACTACCCGGCGGAGTCCACTCGTCAATCTCCGTTTTCGCGACTTCCGGAAAGTTGGGGCCCTGATCAGGGGTGGCACGGTTAACTCGCCGTGCTTGGCGCGGGTCAAAGATTGCGTCCATCTCATGGAGGTTCAGGTCACGCCCTGAGCTTGTAATATTCGACCAACAACCTCGTGCGCAAGGAGGTGGCTCATCGAATTCAGTATTTGCCCGCGACGCTGGTACGCCTGGCAGATGATCCCCGGTTACGGGGACCGGCAGGGAGTGCCGTATTTCTCCCCCATCCTCGTTCACAAAGTGACGTCCTGGAAGAGCAAGCAGAAGATTCTGACTCTGGAATTTTTCAATGCTGGCTATGCGCAAGGCGTGCAGAACTTCAAGCTGGACATGCACGTTCTGCACACGGGTCCGACCTATGTGGTGTCACGACTGGACTATCGCAGCCCCGACGCACCGGACCGCTGTGCGGTGGTCAGCGAGATTGGGTTCGACTGGATCGGGAGTTTCTGCCCTTGGGTGATGTCTGATACGTACGATCCGGACGCACAGCCCGACGTGCAAGAGTATCTGAACTCGGCCTTTCGCTTGACCTGAGCGGAAGTATGAACCTGGAGAGACGGTTGAAGATTCGATGAGGATTGCGTATCCTTGGAGCGACTCCCTTGCATGGGGGCTTAAGCCATGTCGATGACCCGCCGCAAACGCCTGCAGTACGCCGAGAAGTTTTTCGTGATGGCGCAGGACTTCCAGAACATGGGGTATTACAACGACGCGGCGCACTACTACACCAAGTCGATCCAGATGTACCCGACACCGGAGGCCTACACGCACCTGGCGTGGGCGCACTCGTTTCTCGGCGAGTATGACCAGGCAATCGAGTTCTGCAAGATCGCCATCTCACTGGACCCCGACTACGGCAACCCCTACAACGACATCGGCGCCTACCTGATGGAGAAAGGGGACGTCGATTCGGCCATTCCCTATCTGCGGCGCGCCGCGCGGGCGCGCCGGTATGACCAGCACCATTACGCGCACTTCAATCTCGGCCGGGCCTGGGAGAAGAAGCACCAGTACGACAAGGCCGTGGCCGAATACAAGCGCTCGCTGGAAATGGCCCCCGACTACGAACCCGCCAAGACCGCCTACTACCGCCTGGTGCGCATGCAGAACTAAAGAGCCGTGACAGCGACAGCAGGACGCCGAATCCGGCGTCTTTTTTTTGCCTGGCAGTCAACTACCGCAGGCAGGGGTTGCAGCGGGTGTCGTTGTTGCGGAAGGTGGCGTTCACAATGGTGACAACATCCATCACGCTGAGGACGCCATCGCAGGTCAGATCGCCGCGGGAAAACAGCGGGCAAAGGGGATCGCCGGGCGGTATGGCGCCGCCTCGGAAGGCGGCGTTGACCAAGGCCACCACGTCGGAGACGCTCAGCACTCCGTTGGTGTCCAGATCGCCGATGTGCGGGCAGTCGCAGAGCGCGACCGTATTCCAAAACCCCTGCGCCGCCTGATGAGTGGGTGAAGTG
This portion of the bacterium genome encodes:
- a CDS encoding acetate--CoA ligase family protein → MNSAVGLDKIFRPKSIAVIGATSRPGTIGRELVRNLISYDFKGQVFPVNPNADYIHSVKCFPTVLDIPDPVDMAVIVVRKDLVMPAIEQCGQKGVGGVVVITAGFKELGEAGADEEKQLLERVFHYNMRMIGPNCFGVINTDPTVAMNATFSRTQPIPGRIGFMSQSGALGEAILNHARKLGLGFSMFASVGNKADIAGNALLNYWKDDPRTQIILLYLESFGDAETFTKIAREITKTKPIIAVKSGRTTAGARATISHTGALAGHDIGVDALFEQCGIIRVHSMEELFDVAEAFDRQPVPHGKRVAIITNAGGPGILATDAAAGLGLDVVPLAPETVARLKSFLPAAAATSNPVDMIASATGDDYRRTLEAVFDDPNVDAVMCLFVPPIMIDDMSVARGILEAKQKSAKPLLSCFVGARDGTAAALLKDSGIPVYTFPEEMAAVYDRMCRYGIYRDRPVRIPEPVTQHVLAARRELEAAARNGRTQILGRDALECLAGCGIPVADLHPIADKAALMATAAKVGYPIVLKIDASDLAHKTEVGGVVVDIRNDDEAVRQFEALQARARQHGLKDARIVLQPMVKGGVEMALGMVRDPKFGPMVMCGLGGVFVEVVKDIAFRLPPLSREDAREMIAQLKGQKLLTGFRGAPPVDVEPLVDAIVRVSQLVSEAPHIRELDINPFVLCPDPSQSRAIDARIVIGL
- the pyrF gene encoding orotidine-5'-phosphate decarboxylase; protein product: MGFLEKLAARRQATGALLCVGLDPDTAKLPASCASSTQPLYEFCRRIVQATAPYACAFKPNLAFFEAFGSAGIAQLERLLAEIPAEIPTVLDGKRGDIGNTSRLYARFLFEHLRGDAATVNPYLGRDALEPFFEFPGCVPIVLCLTSNPGSVDIQTVTSTETNERIYHRVIHLLDRMPGPYGLVVGARHASLIADVRAQAPHAPLLIPGIGAQGGDLAATLSAAAADGAPALVNVSRDILYASAGDDFAEAAAAKSAWYAAEMKRLIAP
- a CDS encoding tetratricopeptide repeat protein produces the protein MSMTRRKRLQYAEKFFVMAQDFQNMGYYNDAAHYYTKSIQMYPTPEAYTHLAWAHSFLGEYDQAIEFCKIAISLDPDYGNPYNDIGAYLMEKGDVDSAIPYLRRAARARRYDQHHYAHFNLGRAWEKKHQYDKAVAEYKRSLEMAPDYEPAKTAYYRLVRMQN
- a CDS encoding acetyl-CoA C-acetyltransferase, which translates into the protein MSKPVFVCEGARTPFGEFGQSLKDITAIDLGVIAAKAAMRRAGITPEQVDHVVMGNATQTSADAIYGARHVGLKAGTPVTTPALTVNRICGSGLQAIVTGAQFIQLDEAQVVLAGGMENMSQTPHVIRGARWGLPLGQAPMEDALWVALTDPFCGLNMALTAEKLAEQYNISRQEVDAFALRSFEAAQHAKQQCWLSAEIEPIELPAKKGETRVLDYDEHIRETSLEKLAKLRPVFKKDGVVTAGNASGINDGAAAVVLASEEAVKRHDLRVIGRLVAYAIAGVPPEIMGIGPVDAIKQALAKAKLTLDDMDLIEINEAFSPQYLACEKALGFPREKGNVNGGAIAIGHPLGASGARLALTLLYELCRRQARYGVASLCIGGGQGIAAVFERVS